TGAGACAAATGGTAATTGATGTGTCCTTATCATCTATGTGGAACTGCTGGTCCGAGCATGAAAATTGTGTGTGCTACATATGATTTTCCTGGCtcttcattttgttattttgcaCGCATTTTTGGAGCCTGTCACATAGTGTGTGTGTCAAAATAATGCATCTTCAGTTTGCCCCTCTCTAATTACTAGGAATACAAGTCTGATCTTGGTCTCTTGCAGATGTGAACAAAGACGGGAAAGAGGTGCAACTGAATGGAGTtgaagagaagaaagagagtGCTGCACCTGCAGAATCCAAGAGcgcaaagaagaagaagaagaaggcctCCAAAGAGGCAAAGGAACCTCAGGACCAGCCCAATACCTCAGATGCTCCCCACGAACAAGATGAGACTGAACAAGTGGAGGGGGAATCTTCTGCTGTTGATGTGAAGGAGCGGCTCAAGAAAGTGGCTTCCgctaagaaaaagaaatcgaaCAAGGAGGTTGACTCTGCTGCAAGAGCTGTTGCCATGGAGGCTGCAGCACGCAGTGCAAAACTTGCAGCTGCCaaaaagaaggagaagaacCATTATAACCAGCAGCCAATCCGGTAAGGAAAAAGTCAGAGCTATGGAGCTCGGATCAAATGGAGATAGGTGGGCTTCTGTGGTTAATAAAACTCCGAGCTCTTGCCCTCTAGTTTTGCAGTAGacgaacttcaatataattttgcattttgaacatgtttttttagtttttttttttgtttttatatcgAGAAACCTTTTCAATTGGTACTTGCTTGTTAGATCAGATGTATCATACAATACCTCTTCTCTTCTTGCTGTGTATCTAACCTTAGTGAAAAACACAAGCAGCCCTGTGTAAGAAAAACTGATTGCATTGTCACAAACAAGAAAAAACTTGGCAGAAACAGACTTACTGTGGAAGAATGTGCATCAAGGATTGAACTTTCATCCATCCGTTGGCTTGTAGTTACCCGCTGTGGTGAAACAGTAGAGCGTCATTCCAAAATCCGACACGTTTTTAAGGGTATTTCACTAAGAGAAGCTTGCATGAATTTCAAAATACCAGTGCAGACTTGTCAGCTAAAACAGATTCAGCGACGTCTTTTGCACTCCACGTGCTTTTGTCATTAGATTTCAAGAACAATGGATTAGGGGACCTATCTGAATATAGGAGTAAAGGTAGAAGTAAAAGTCAGGAAAATgcattttttctttcactaTGGAGATAAAGATTGCATGATCATATTACCGAAACTGAAATTATGAGGTTATCAATGAAATCAACCCTCTCAGACACAATGCGAAGCCGAGCATCAGCTGTTTGGTGGTCAAGAAATGTGTGGGTAAGAACGCAGTTAAAATATCATGATTTCATCAAAGGGATTAATACAGTTAGCATATGAGTACCTACTTTAAAAGACAGAATTATGGAAAACTACGAGCTCTCTAAATCGACCAGGAAAGATATAATTATTGTGACTTACGGGACAATGGTGCAGCTGATGAATAACGCTCCGGTTTTCTAGATTCCACCCTTCAAATAGATGAAAAGAGTGAGGTTCCTACAATTTAGCGatggaagaaaaatgaaatagagaaCATTTTGTAATAAACGTTGTGAACTGAAGGAAAACAAGTCTTCTTCGTGTAAAGTATATAATTCATTAACATCACATGaataacacacacacacacacatgagCAATATGGGAGAAAGAAAGacaaaaatatgcacattGCAATAGCTTTTGGCATGATGTGTATGTGTACCATCTTTTCATTATCATAGGAGTACATCACAATGGACTAAGTTTATAgtacaaaaagaagaaaaaatattgaccATAACAAGACTGGCATAAATGCCTAAGCTATTAGATCAGTATCATATAATTCAGTTGGTAAAACAGAATGACCAATCATTAAATCTTGGTTGATAAAAACAACTGCTGGTTACCATTTGAAGACAAATTTGTCGGAAGGCAGTGCTTTCGGATACAAATATGAATAAGCATTTGTCTCATCAACAAATAGATCCATTTTCAGTTCCTCTTCCGCACCAGCGCCTGTACGATTACCAATTCAACATCCAAGAAAAGTCAGCAAGCTCTTGGAGACATTGGATGACAAAACAGTGTCGAATTGTTAGTAAAATCCACACATCAATCTTGCCAGTCCAATTAGCATGTGCTAACTTAAGACACTCAAACTTTATGAACACTTTTTCTTAATGAGAGGCTATTTCTGTTAAAAGGGGCCAAGCTTTATAATAGTGATAGTGTATACTTGCAATGTTCTTAGATTTTCCTCAAACACCTACGCTGTTTTTTTCTCTCAGATAATATAGCCACTCTTAAATTCACACACAAAAATCTTAGCTCGAAAACACAATTCATTCAAAACCCAACAATGTCAGAAAGAAGCTGCACAATTCACTCAGTCATGTTGCTATGAAGTCCAAATCAAATAAGAGGGGAAAAACAATATTCCTCAGCATTTACCTAAAACTGGGaaagcaagagagagagaggaggacAAGCCCAAGAACATCAAATCCCTCCTCAAAATCCCATCTTGCAAACAGGGTCTTGAAGGATTACTTGAACATCCAACTATTTTGCGCGACTTCCCACTTAATTGGGCTTTCCGGTTCCTTGAAATGGGCATGCTTTGAGCATTATTTCTGCAAAAATACAAATGCTGTAACACGTGTAGAGGTGAAACAGCAAAAGCTACAGACTGATGCAGTTCTTAgcttagagagagagaggaaaggggtacccaaaaatgacaaaacttggagagagagaatgatgGTATTTCAGTGTAGGAAGAGCTGCAACTGccattctcttcttctctcatCCACTATTGTAATGTGGATTGTTAAAGATAACTGA
The genomic region above belongs to Salvia hispanica cultivar TCC Black 2014 chromosome 3, UniMelb_Shisp_WGS_1.0, whole genome shotgun sequence and contains:
- the LOC125210957 gene encoding psbP domain-containing protein 5, chloroplastic-like, whose product is MAVAALPTLKYHHSLSPSFVIFGNNAQSMPISRNRKAQLSGKSRKIVGCSSNPSRPCLQDGILRRDLMFLGLSSSLSLAFPVLGAGAEEELKMDLFVDETNAYSYLYPKALPSDKFVFKWVESRKPERYSSAAPLSPDARLRIVSERVDFIDNLIISVSIGPLIHCS